The nucleotide sequence GGATTTCTTTTTCAGGCGCTTCTGTTAAGGAGACCCGAATCGTATCCCCAATCCCCTCTGCTAAAAGGGTGCCAATGCCGGCCGTAGATTTAATCCGGCCATATTCCCCATCGCCAGCTTCGGTGACACCCAAATGTAAGGGATAATCCATGCCCAATTCATCCATCCGTTTGACCATGAGGCGATTGGCCGCAATCATCACGGGGACACGAGAGGCTTTCAGGGAAATTTCCAGGTTATAGAAATTCATGTCCTCACAGAGGCGGATAAACTCGAGGGCCGATTCCACCATGCCTGCGGGAGTGTCCCCATAGGTAAAGAGCATCCGTTCCGCCAAGGAGCCATGATTTACCCCAATCCGCATGGACTTATTTTGATCCCGCAGAGAAATCACTAATGGTTCGAGGGTTTCCCGGATTTTTTCGCCAATTTCATCAAACTCGGCCTGGGTGTATTCGGTGCGGTCGGCTTTTGGTTTTTCAAAGACATACAGGCCGGGGTTAATTCGCACATTATCCACATATTTAGAAACTTCTAGGGCAATTTTCATCCCATTGTGGTGAACATCTGCGACTAGGGGCACGGGTTGATAGGTTTTTTCTAGGGTTGCCCGAATCTCGGCCATGGCTTTGGCGTGGGCCATACTGGGAACGGTCACCCGGACAATTTCACAGCCAATTTCATGGAGCCGCCGAATTCCGGCCACTGCTCCCGGAATATCCAAGGTATCTTCGTTAATCATGGACTGAACCGCCACGGGATAGCCGCCACCAATGGTAATTGACCCGACCGGCACTGGGCGAGTTTTGCGCCGAACAATACCAACTTCAGTGGTTTCCGGGGGAGTTGTGGAGACAGGGGGAGAGAGAGTTTGCATAGATTCTCAGGCCAGCCAGATATGCGACACATAAGTACATCCTAAGGGGGATGTTCCTCAGCGCAAATATTTTTCGTTACTTTGAAATTTCGAGATAATAAATTTAGAGAAATAATTTTATTGAGGTCAATGTCAAGGGGTATGTGATGCGCTCTGAAGCTTTTAATCTGAGGAGGCTCAAGGTCTCTTTTACTCTTTTCCTATGATCTGTGTGTCCCTAAGTCTTCTAGCCGAGCTTGCATATTCCTCAACTCCGTTTGATTGTTGGCGGGGCTATGAGGAGAGGGGAGGTCTAGATTTGGCCAATTCTCCAGGCCAGCACAGGGGCAACTCGCGGGCGGTAAACCATTTTGGGGTAGGGCAATGGGCATAGAACAGCGGGCGCAAGGGGTAATGTCCCACTGCTGTTGCTGAAGTTGGGCGATGGTTTCCTGAGTGCCTTCTAAGTAGCAATCCCCGGCCTGGCCAGAGTTAACATAGGCCCAACAGGCTTCAAATTCCTGACTATAACCTCCAGGCACCAGAATCAGACTGGGACAGAGTTGGGCTTGTCCAGATTTGATATACAGTTTTTTTCCCAATTGGAACCAGTGGGCGAGATAGGCTTTGATCGGGTCTGGGGTTGTCAGTTGAGCATCATCCCGTTGCATCTCTCGCTCTCTTGATCCATAGTTTCTTTTTCTAGGGTAGTGCGCCCATCCCCCGACCAAGGTATTCAACGGATTTATTTAACACTTAATGTCTTGAAATTGGTGGGACAACTGCGGGGCCTGGTTGCGCTTTACCCTTTAAGATCCCTCCATAGTCCATCACGCTCAACCGACTCCCTAATCCCTTGCAATCTCCTCCCCTATGAGCCATTCCCATCATCACCATCACGGACATTCCCATACTCCCAAGCAGTTTACCCAGGCCTTTCAGATTGGCTTGATCTTAAATATAAGTCTGGTGGTTCTAGAAGTTGTGGCTGGCTTGTGGTCTAATTCCTTGGCCCTGCTGAGTGATGCGGGTCATAACCTGAGTGATGTTTTGGGCTTGGTGCTGGCCTGGGGAGCAAGTTATTTGGCCCGGCGGAAAACCTCGGCGCAAAAAACCTACGGTTGGCGGAAGGCTTCGATTTTGGCTGCCTTGTTTAATGCCATTTTTTTGATGGTGGTGACAGGAGGCCTGGCCTGGGAGGCTCTCAAACGGTTAATGAACCCTGGCCCAGTGGAAGAGATTACGGTGATCTGGGTGGCCAGTTTAGCCTTGGTCATTAATGGCGGCACGGCCTGGCTGTTTGCGGCAGGGCGAAAGGGAGATTTGAATATTCGGGGGGCGTTTCTGCACATGATGTCCGATGCTTTGGTCTCCTTGGGGGTCATTGTCGCCGCAGTTTTGATTCTCCTGACAGGTTGGTTTTGGTTAGACCCCCTGGTGACATTACTGATTGGCATCTTGATTATCTATACAACCTGGGATTTATTGCGGGATGCTTTGACCCTCAGTTTAGATGGTGTGCCGAAGTCCATTGATACCCAGGCCGTGCGGGACTATCTCAATCACAGGCCTGGAGTCGGACAAATCCATGATCTCCATATTTGGGCAATGAGCACAACTGAAACGGCTTTGACGGCCCACCTCGTCATGGAGTCGGGGTATCCAGGGGATTGCTTTTTGCATGAGACTACGGCGGAACTCCAGGCTCATTTTGGGATTGACCATGCCACGTTACAAATTGAACTGGGTGATTCGCCCCAGGCCTGTACTTTAATCCATGACCCCCACGGTTATTGATGGCCAAGGCTTAGGGAAACTCTTGCATTTGTTCATAGGTTTTGTAGCCTTTTTCGGGACTAACCCACTCAACTAAGGTGACTTTGACCCGCCCGCCTTGGTTCACCATGAGTTGGGCCCGGCCTTCTTCCCCGGTGAGTAGATTTTGGGGTTGGAGCGCGGCTTTCCCAGCAAAGAGAAGTTTTTGACTGTTGGGGGCGTAAATTTCGTAATTGATAAAGACTTTATTAACGGTGCCACTGGTATTATTGACTGCATTTACCTTCAAGGTATAGAACCAGGCCCCGGCAATTTGTTCACTTTGAATTTGAGCCGCAGTAACTCGGACAATTTTGGCGTTTGATTCTTTCTCCGCCGCTAGCTTAATTTTCGGCCCAGGTCCTTGCACAGATAGAGACGGGAAAGCTTGAGGCTCCGGAGGCAACCCACTCAGCAACAGGAAGGCAGTCAAATAGGGCAACATTTAGGTTTAGTCCTCAACATGAACAACAGGAGCCGCCAAGGGAGTGATCCCCATTATGGTAAAGTTGATAGCGACAAAATAATCATACGGTTGCCTTAATTTTATGCCTGATTCGCCGCTCCCTGTTGCGCATGTGATTGGCCTGGGCAAGTCGGGAATAGCAGCGGCCCAACTCCTCCAGGGGCAAGGATGGCAAGTTATCCTGAGCGATCGGGGACAATCCGCAACCTTAGAAGCCCAGGCCAAGCAACTTCAGTCCCAAGGGATTCAAGTTTTGCTCAATTACAGTTTTACCTGGCCTCTTGCGCCTGAACCCAAGCTTATACCCCCTGAATTAGTGGTGATTAGTCCGGGAGTTCCTTGGCATAACCCAGGCCTGGTGGCGGCCCGTCAAGCAGGGATTCCAGTGATTGGGGAAGTGGAATTGGCCTGGCAAACCTTGCGGGATATTCCTTGGGTCGGGATTACAGGCACTAATGGCAAAACCACCACCACAGCCTTAACGGCGGCCATTTTCCAAGCAGCAGGTCTCCAAGCCCCAGCCTGTGGCAATATTGGCTATTCCATTTGTGATGTGGCTCGGTCGCAAAAATTTCAACACCAGACCCTGGATTGGGTGATTGCCGAAATTAGTAGTTATCAACTGGAATCGAAGCCAACCCTTGTCCCTAAAATTGCTATCTGGACAACCTTAACCCCAGATCATCTGGAACGACACGGCAGTTTAGATAATTACTGTGCTGCTAAATGCATATTACTTGACCAGGCCCAGTATCAAGTCCTCAATGGTGATGACCCCTATTTACGCCGAAATCTAGTTGAACGGTATCCCCAGGCCTGGTGGACCAGTACAAGGGGGGTAGGCGATTTACCCAATGGGGGAGAGCGGGGGGTTTATATCCAAGGGGGATGGGTGATGACAGGGAGCGAAAAACTATTCCCGGCGACTGCCCTGAAAATGCCTGGAGTTCACAATCAACAGAATTTATTATTAGCGGTTGCAGCGGCCCATTTGGCGGGTATTTCACCAGAAGCGATGTTGACGGGGATTAGTCATTTTCCTGGAGTCGCCCATCGATTAGAGCATATTGTGACGTGGCAAGGGATTGAGTTTATTAATGACAGTAAAGCTACCAATTATGACGCTGCGGAAATTGGCTTAACGGCGGTTTCTGGGCCAGTCATTTTGATTGCTGGAGGACAAAGTAAAAAAGGAGAAGCCCAGGCCTGGTTACAGTTAATTCAACAAAAAGTCGTCCAAGTGTTTTTGATTGGGGACGCAGCCAGAGAATTTAGCGAACTCTTAACAGGGGTTGGTTACGGGGCCTGGGAAAATGTGCAAACCTTGGATCAAGCCATGATCAAAGCCAAGGAACTCGCTCCCCAAGTCAAGGCAAAAACGATTCTCTTTTCCCCGGCCTGTGCCAGCTTTGACCAATATCGAAACTTTGAAGAACGGGGCGACCATTTCCGTCAGCTTTGCCCACATGAACGAACCCCATAGCTCGACTGTATTCTGATTAATTACAACTAAACCTTAGCCAGCGTAACCCGACCGGATTGGTTTTGATATTTGCCTTGACGGTCAGCATAGGTGGTTTCGCAAGGGTCACCCTCAAAAAAGAGTAACTGGGCGACTCCCTCATTGGCATAGACCCGACAGTCGGCACTCGAGGCATTGGAAAACTCTAAGGTAATTCCCTCGCCGGCCCACCCTGCTTCTAGAGGTGTAATGTTGACGATCAGGCCAACCCGAGCATAGGTACTTTTCCCCAGGCAAATGGCTGTAACGTTTGGGGGCATCTGGATAGACTCTAAGCTAACTCCCAGGCCATAGGAATTGGCGGGAATAATGAAATAGCTGCCATACGGGTCTGTCTGTAATTCCACTGGCTCCAAATTGCCGGGATTAAAATTCTTCGGATTCACAACGGTTCCGGGAATATGCTTAAACACCAACATCTCTTGGGGCGATAGGCGAATATCATAGCCGTAACTGGAAACCCCATAGCTAATGACAGGGATTAAAGTCCCATCCTGATCAACTTTGCGAACTTGGGCCGCTTCAAAGGGTGTAATCATCCCCAAACGGGCCTGCTCAACAATCCAGCGGTCATTTTTAATCATGGGAGAATCACAATTTCTAAGGGGTTTGGAGGTGCATTTCCTACTCTAGTTCAAGAATGCAGTCACTTCCGCAGCAACTTGGTCGCGATCATAGTCAAGAGTAACAATGTGATCAGAATTTTCGCACCAGGCCAGTTTTTTGATTGTTGCCCCCAGCGTTTCATAGAGGTAAACCGCTCCTTGAGGATTCACAACCGTATCATGGCGGGCCTGGATAATCAGTGTCGGTACAGTAATTTCTGGAATCAAGGGCTTGACTGTCTCAATTAGCTCCATTGCACTGCGAACCGCAACCAAGTTAAATGTCTTATAAAACTTCACTCGATTAACCTGTGCTTTCAAAGTTGGGTCTCGGAAAGGTAAGTCGAGACGGGGAACTTGGGGTAGGAGATAGCCAACGGATTTGATCAGAGATTCCAAAGGAACTGGAGAATACGGAGGTTGTTTTAAGGACAGATATGGACACAGACAGACTAATTTCCGGATCCGATAATGACTCGCTAGATATAACCCCAAGGGGCAGCCTGTGGAAAAGCCAATCACATCAATTTCCGAGTAGGTCTCTTTTAACCCTAAATAGGCCGTTTCTACCGCTTTGTACCACTGTTGCCAGGTGGAGTTGGGCATATTGGCTTGGGGCTGATCATGGCCGGGATAGAGAATAGCTTTGACGGTGTTCCCTTGTTGATGCAGATGTTCCGCCAGGATTTGCAGTTCATAGGTTCCAGCCCCCAGGCCATGGAGCATTAAACAGGCTCGGTTGAGATCGCGACCTGGCAGAAAAAACGGTTCATTCCTTAACTGGCTGGTAAACATACCCATAGATTATTCTCTAGCCCTAAATCAAGATTCTGGTAGTTTTGACAGGGATTCCCTCGGCCAGGTTTCCCGCCAGGCCCGGCTTGCCTCTAAAACTAATCGCTGTCGGAATTTCTCGGCAATTTTTTCATGGAGTTGGGCGAGTTTAATTTTCAGTTGCCGAATTTGTTGCCGTTGACTACCCAGGCCGGGGTGGTTGAAATCTAGGTCTTCCAAATGTAAATAAATGGCAATCAGAGGAATTGGTCGATCATCCGCTGGGGGAACATCCATCTCATTTAACTGGGCTTGCAAGCGGGACACCTCTTCGGCCAATGTTGAGTCGCGCGTGGAAGTATCTTCGGCATCAAATTGATTTTCATCTTCTTCGTTCTCATCAGCTTGGTCTTCATCCTCTGCATCAGCCTCTTGAATACGCCGATTCATCAGGGCCTGGAAAAATGCCGCAATATCAATGTTGTCTCGTTTTTCTGTTTCTTCGGCATCCTCTTGAGCTTCTGTATCCTGGCTGGGAGCCTCGGCCAATTGACCAGATTCGCTATCGGAAGGGGGGTTATGGTTAGACTTTTGCGGGCGAGCAGTAGGGTGATCTTCAGACCGATCCTCCGGGCCTGCGACCATCACCATCATGATGTTAGGGAGGCGACTGAGGGGGCGACCTTGGGCTTTTAAGGCAATTTCGAGAATCTGTTCCCAAGGAAACTCCGGTAAGATATCCACCTTTTGCAAGGCTCGATTGACTCCATAGGCGGCCTGGTGCAAAAGCTTGGCAATGGCCATCTCCAAATTCGGCTCTGACAATGATTTGGGACTTGGAGTAATGTCCTTGGCTTGATTGTCTTCTGTTTGGGGAGATTCTGGAGAGCTTTCTGGATTTTCATCTGCTTCAGTGCTGTTTTCTGCTCCTTGATCCTCTACTGTTGGAGTCTTGCTTTGTTCAAGCACCGGTTGTTCAGGGAGTAACTCCCCCAAGCTGAGGCGCAGGTCTTCCCCCAGTAAGTGGATTTTCCGCTGTAGTCTTTCCCGCGCTCCTGGCTCTAGCTTTAAAAATCGTTCTGGGACGATCTGCGTGCAAACTTGATAGGCAGCAGTGATCAGTTGTTGCTGGGCAATGGGGGCCAAGAGGGTAAGATAGCGGCGGTAAGCCTGATGCAGTTGTGCAAATCCCTGGCGGGCCTGGTCATGAAGCACCGTTAATTCCTGCTGGATTTGCTCTAAGTTAGCCACCACTTGTATCCTGTAACGTCACAACAATCCTGGTTCAACACTGGCTCAAGAAACATTTAGTCTAACTTCCAAAAACAAAAGACGGCCTACAGCAAGACCGCCTCTTTACAACTTAACTTCGATTTCGACCCATCTTGACCCAATCTCCATCGAGTCTCCAAAACTGCCTATTTGGCCTTGCTCCGGCTGGAACGGGTTGTTTTGGCCTTCGTGGCTTTTGGGGCAGGTTCTGGAGTGGGTTCGGGTTCTGGAGTAGGAGCAGGGGCCGGTTCAGGCTTGGCCTGGGTTTGGGCAGCAACTTCAGCGGCAAGGTTGGATTCGACTTTCTCAATCCCTTCTCCGAGGATAAAGCGTTGAAACCGGCGAATCTTGATGTTCTCACCCAACTGAGCAATGGATTGAGTCACCAACTCGGCCACGCTGATGTTTTGATCCCGAATGTAGGCCTGGTCGAGGAGGCACATTTCCCGCAAGGTCTTATCCAATTTTCCTTGGACAATTTTCGCTTTGACTTCCTCTTTTTTTCCGGCCAAGGCATCCGAGCCCATGGCAATTTTTCGCTCATTTTCTACTACGGCAGCGGGGATGTCCTCAATCGCTACATATTCCACATTCGGGCAAGCGGCAATTTGTTTAGCGATATTTTGGACTAACTCCTTAAAGGCTTCATTCCGGGCGACAAAGTCCGTTTCGCAGTTGACTTCGACCAAGACACCAATCCGACCACCGGTGTGAATATAGCTATCTACCAGGCCCTCGGCTGTCACCCGACCCGACTTTTTGCCCGCAGAGGCCAGGCCCTTTTGCCGCAGCCATTCAATCGCCTTTTCCATATCGGCATCGGACTCAGTGAGGGCCTTTTTACAGTCCATCATCCCCGCCCCGGTCTTATCCCGAAGTTCCTTAACTAGCTTTGCTGAAATTTCTGCCATAATCTGCTGCCTCGTGTTAGTTCCTTAGTTCTCATCCTTGGAATCACCGTCTGCGTCTGACTCTTCCTCAACGTTGGGCAAGCTGTCAAGGGTTTCATCTTCAGCATCAGGATAGTCCTCCTCGGCCCCATCACCGAGATCTGCCTCTTCCACTTGCCCGTGCCGCCCTTCATAGATCGCATCGGCCAACTTGCCCACAATCAGCTTAATCGAACGAATGGCATCATCATTAGCCGGAACTGGAATATCCACTTGATCTGGATCGCAGTTGGTGTCGAGCAAGGCCACAATCGGAATCCCCAGTTTTTGGCATTCTTGGACGGCGTTATATTCCCGCTTCACATCCACAATCACAGCCACATCGGGTAAGCGGCGCATATTTTTAATCCCACCCAGATATTTCTGCAACCGGGCTAATTCCCGCCGGAGCACCGCTGCCTCTTGTTTGGGACGGAGGGCAATCTGGCCGGTTTCTTCCATCCGTTCCAGTTCCTTCAGGCGATCCACCCGCGTTTTAATCGTTGTCCAGTTGGTCAGCATTCCCCCTAACCAGCGTTGATTGATGAAATATCCCCCACAACGGGCGGCTTCTTGATGGACAATTCCAGCGGCTTGCCGTTTCGTACCCACAAACAAAAACTTCTTGCCAGATTCAGAGGCTTCCCGGACATAGTTATAGGCTTCATCCACCAGTTGGGCCGTTTGCACGAGGTCAATGATGTGAACCCCATTACGAACCGTGAAGATGTAGCGAGACATTTTGGGATTCCAGCGGCGCGCTTGGTGGCCAAAGTGAACCCCGGCTTCTAAGAGTTGAGCCAGACTTAAAACAGACATTCAGTTTTCTCCTGTGGGTTTAACCGCCATCTAGGTGGATCTAAGGAACAAGCCTAGACACCCCAGGCCCTAGATGTGTGAATTTTTCAGCGTTCTCTATCCTATCATGAATGAATCGGTCTTTGAGTTTTTAAGCCGTCTAACTAGCCATTCTCATGGAGAGAGTCGTTAAGAACGTTTCTATGGTTAACCCGCATCGGTATAAAGTTGAAGCTTTTTGGGATCAGGATGCCGAAGTCTGGATCGCCCAAAGTGAGGATGTTGCTGGTTTAGTCACGGAGTCCCCAACCTTGGAGGAATTAACCCTCAAACTCAAGCAGATGATCCCGGAGTTACTGGTAGCAAATCATCTTATTACGCCGAATACCAGGCAGAGTATTACATTTGAACTCACAACCAGACGGGAAGAATACATCTCCGTAGCTTAAGTATTCATAGCAAAATCCTTCACGCCTGAGGTTAAAAAACGATTACTTGCGGCTCACTGCCTCTTCGAGAGATCAGGGAAGGGAGATCATGAAATTTGGTATAGTCCCATTACGAAACGTCGTTTTGTAGTTGATAACGCCATTAAATCGAGACACACAGCAAATGCTGTCTTGAAACAAGCTGGTTTAAGGAAAGCATTTTAATACTCATCCACTTTCAGTCACCTCATGTTCTATGGTTCCAATCACTGTTCAAGATGAGTTGCCCCACATTCTCACATTCCAGGCCCCAGCAGCTTTTTCCCGCTTAGATCAATGTCTTAGACAGGCCCAGCCTGAAATTTCCCGCTCTCGGTGGCAACAGCTAATTGAACAAGGCCAGGTGCAGGTTAATGGCGTTACGACTTATCTGAAAAAGTTACCCATCAAAGTTGGGGATGTGATTGAAGCCGAGTTACCTAAACCCCAGGCCTGTGAATTAGTCCCAGAAGCGATTCCCCTTGATGTCTTATATGAAGATGACCAAATTATTCTAATTAACAAGCCCGTGGGATTAGTCGTTCATCCGGCCCCTGGCCATGATTCTGGCACGTTAGTTCATGCATTGTTGGCCCATTGTCCAGACTTACCGGGAATTGGGGGGCAACTGCGGCCTGGAATTGTCCATCGCCTCGATAAAGATACCAGTGGCGTGATGATGGTGGCCAAGACCGAATCTGCCCTCCAACATCTCCAAGCCCAGATTAAAGCCAGAACGGCAAGGCGCGAGTATTTAGGCCTGGTGCAAGGTGTCCCCCCCACTCCAATTGGGACGATTAATGCCCCCATTGGCCGCCATCCCACCCACCGCAAAAAAATGGCTGTGACTGAACTTGAGCGGGGGCGCGCGGCCATCACCCATTGGTCAGTGCAAGAACGTTTGGGGCATTACACCCTAGTCTTATTTCAGTTGGACACTGGGCGTACCCATCAAATCCGTGTCCATGCGGCCCATGCGGGTTGGCCCATTGTTGGCGATCCGGTTTATGGCTCCACCGGGAAAGTTGTGGGTCGGGCCTTAACCGGACAACTGCTCCATGCCTACCAATTAACCCTCCATCATCCGCTGACGAATAAGCAATTAACCCTAACAGCCCCCCTGCCACCTATTTTTGCCCAACTGCTCCAGGCCCTCCGCCGTCAGACATAAATTCTGCTTTTCATTCCCGTTGCTAAAGGAGCCCAATCCATCCTCTCAATCAAGGGCTGAAATTGAGGGGATATACTTGGAATGTGCAGCAAATCTGTGTCCAAGGCGCGGCGATCAAGCTCAGGCCGATGAACCCCTCCCCGAAAACGACTCTTCCCCCAGTAGATGTTTTGAGCCATGATCCGCGGGGCCTGGTCACAGAACTTCTGGCCGTCGGTACAGCCCTATCCGCCACCGAGAATTTAAGCGACTTACTCACCCTCATTCTGACCAAAAGCCGAGAAATTACCTGTAGTGATGCCGGGAGCGTTTTTTTAGTCGATCGCCAGGCCCATCCCCCCAACCTCTGGTTTAAGACGGCCCAAAATGATACCCATCCGGAACTGTCTCTCCATGAGTTTTTCATTCCCTTAAATGCAGAAAGTTTAGTCGGCTATGTGGCCCTGACCGGAGAAATTCTCAACATCCCGGATGCCTATGAAATCCCCCAGGCCGAGACCTATCAATTTAATCGTTCCTTTGATGACAATCTGGGCTATCGCACTCGCTCGGTTCTAGTGATTCCAATGCAAAATGCCGAGGGGGAGATTATTGGCGTGCTACAACTTCTGAACCGAAAAATCCGTGCCGATATTAAAATTACGCCCGATAATGCCACAGACGTGACCGTTCCCTACAGTCATTGGGAAGAAGCCATTCTACGGTCTCTCGCCAGCCAGGCCGCTGTCTCCATTGAGCGTAATCATCTCTTAGAAAGTATTGAAAAGCTCTTTGAAGGCTTTGTCACGGCATCTGTCCAGGCCATTGAAGCTCGGGATAAAATCACCGCTGGACATTCGGAACGGGTTGCAGACTTAACCTTACGTTTGGCAGCCGAAGTCAATGATCAGGCAGGGATTGGGGCCTTTGTTGGGGTTGGCTTTGATCAGCGGCAATTGCAAGAACTGCGCTATGCGGCCCTACTGCATGATTTTGGCAAAGTTGGGGTTCCCGAAGTCATTTTAAGCAAGGAGAAAAAACTCTATCCCTTGCAACTGGAAATCATTCGCCAACGCTTTCATTTTGTTCGCCGCACCTTAGAGTTGGAATGTAACCAGGCCAAGCTGGACTATCTTCAGGCCAATCCCCACCACGACCCTGACGCTGGGACTTGCGATCACTGCCAACAACTGCGGCAATTTGATTTACAACTACAAGCCCAACTCCAGAACCTAGATCGCTATTGGCAGGTGGTTGAGATTGCCAATGAACCCAAAGTCCTCGCTGAAGAACCCCTAGGGATTTTACAAGAACTGACCAGTTGGCATTACAAAGATATTAATGGCCACCTACAGCCCCTCGTGACGATAGCAGAACTGGAGCAACTCCTCGTCCGGCGCGGTAACCTCACCCCCCAAGAGCGGCTGGCGATTGAATCCCATGTCACCCATACCTATGAATTTCTGCGGCGGATTCCCTGGACGAGTTCCCTCAAAGACGTACCCATTATTGCCTATGGTCACCATGAACGTTTGAATGGCACAGGTTATCCCTTGGGAATTGCAGATATTCCATTACAGACTCAAATGTTGACCATCGCCGATATTTATGATGCTTTAACTGCGGCAGATCGCCCCTACAAAAAAAGCTTGCCTGTCCCGATTGCCCTGAAAATTCTGCACCAAGAGGCCGAATCCAACCAAATCAACCGAGATCTCGTCCTTCTCTTTGAACAAAAGCAGGTTTTCCAAGTTCTTGGGCATGGCCTAGCAGATTAATCTCCTAATTTCCGGTAGAGAACTGGGGTATCCGGTCTATAATTTAATGTAGAGAACCCCCCCTTGAGCACCAAATTGGTATGGAACTCTCCTGTAAAAGTGAATATGCGCTTCTAGCGGTCTTAGAGCTTGCAGCAGCCTACCGCGAACAAGAACCGTTGCAAATTCGCCAAATTGCGGCCCTCCATGACATTCCTGATCGCTATTTAGAACAATTACTGGCAACTTTGCGGCGGCGGGGGATTATTCGCAGTATTCGGGGGGCGAAGGGGGGATATATTTTGGCCAAAGAACCTTGGAAAACCTCCCTGTTTGAGGTCATGGATTGCATTGAGGGCCTAGAAAATCAAAATAAAGGCTCCAACGCAACCCCAGAAACCATAGATCAAGGCGTAGTCCGGGAAATTTGGCGCGAGGCCTGGGGGGCGGCGAATCAGGTACTACAGGACTATACTTTGCAAGATTTGTGTGAACGCCGTCTTGCTAAACGCCAACTTGACATCATGTACTACATCTAGGGGCTGCTGACCTAAAGCAGGGATAAGCGGGCCTGGTTGCCATCCAACTCCACCGGCACCCCCACGGGCAAAGCGGCATTTTCGCCATCATGGCCAAAGGGAAGGTCAGCCACCACCGGAATGCCTAGGTCACAGCAGCGATCCTTCAGAACATCTACCACGGCTAAACTCGGACTTGGGCCGGACGGATCACATTGGCTAAAGCGGCCCAAGGCCAGGCCAACCACCTGCTGAAATGCTGGAGTTTGTCGCCATTGGGTCAACATTCGATCCAGCCGATAGGGGGCTTCTCCAACATCTTCTAGGGCTAAGATCACCCGCGACCAGGCCGGTAGTTGCGGAGTTCCCAATAAATGGGTGGTCACTGTCAAGTTACCCGGCCAAAGCATCCCCTGGACAACCCCACCCACCCAGGCCTCGCCCCGGAGGGGAGGAACGGATTGATGTTGAACCAGGTTAAAGAGGCGCTGTTGTGTCCAAAGGGGTTCCGCCGCCAAGGTGGTTAAGACCGGCCCGTGAATTCCAACCACGCCATAACTGGCATAGCTCCAGAGGAGAGCGGTAATATCCGAAAAGCCAATTAACCATTTGGGGGAATGTTCCGGCCAGGCCCAGGTTTCAAGTAACCGCGTCGCCCC is from Synechococcus sp. PCC 6312 and encodes:
- the murD gene encoding UDP-N-acetylmuramoyl-L-alanine--D-glutamate ligase, whose product is MPDSPLPVAHVIGLGKSGIAAAQLLQGQGWQVILSDRGQSATLEAQAKQLQSQGIQVLLNYSFTWPLAPEPKLIPPELVVISPGVPWHNPGLVAARQAGIPVIGEVELAWQTLRDIPWVGITGTNGKTTTTALTAAIFQAAGLQAPACGNIGYSICDVARSQKFQHQTLDWVIAEISSYQLESKPTLVPKIAIWTTLTPDHLERHGSLDNYCAAKCILLDQAQYQVLNGDDPYLRRNLVERYPQAWWTSTRGVGDLPNGGERGVYIQGGWVMTGSEKLFPATALKMPGVHNQQNLLLAVAAAHLAGISPEAMLTGISHFPGVAHRLEHIVTWQGIEFINDSKATNYDAAEIGLTAVSGPVILIAGGQSKKGEAQAWLQLIQQKVVQVFLIGDAAREFSELLTGVGYGAWENVQTLDQAMIKAKELAPQVKAKTILFSPACASFDQYRNFEERGDHFRQLCPHERTP
- the tsf gene encoding translation elongation factor Ts, with amino-acid sequence MAEISAKLVKELRDKTGAGMMDCKKALTESDADMEKAIEWLRQKGLASAGKKSGRVTAEGLVDSYIHTGGRIGVLVEVNCETDFVARNEAFKELVQNIAKQIAACPNVEYVAIEDIPAAVVENERKIAMGSDALAGKKEEVKAKIVQGKLDKTLREMCLLDQAYIRDQNISVAELVTQSIAQLGENIKIRRFQRFILGEGIEKVESNLAAEVAAQTQAKPEPAPAPTPEPEPTPEPAPKATKAKTTRSSRSKAK
- a CDS encoding cation diffusion facilitator family transporter — protein: MSHSHHHHHGHSHTPKQFTQAFQIGLILNISLVVLEVVAGLWSNSLALLSDAGHNLSDVLGLVLAWGASYLARRKTSAQKTYGWRKASILAALFNAIFLMVVTGGLAWEALKRLMNPGPVEEITVIWVASLALVINGGTAWLFAAGRKGDLNIRGAFLHMMSDALVSLGVIVAAVLILLTGWFWLDPLVTLLIGILIIYTTWDLLRDALTLSLDGVPKSIDTQAVRDYLNHRPGVGQIHDLHIWAMSTTETALTAHLVMESGYPGDCFLHETTAELQAHFGIDHATLQIELGDSPQACTLIHDPHGY
- the dcd gene encoding dCTP deaminase, with the translated sequence MIKNDRWIVEQARLGMITPFEAAQVRKVDQDGTLIPVISYGVSSYGYDIRLSPQEMLVFKHIPGTVVNPKNFNPGNLEPVELQTDPYGSYFIIPANSYGLGVSLESIQMPPNVTAICLGKSTYARVGLIVNITPLEAGWAGEGITLEFSNASSADCRVYANEGVAQLLFFEGDPCETTYADRQGKYQNQSGRVTLAKV
- the ispG gene encoding (E)-4-hydroxy-3-methylbut-2-enyl-diphosphate synthase, translating into MQTLSPPVSTTPPETTEVGIVRRKTRPVPVGSITIGGGYPVAVQSMINEDTLDIPGAVAGIRRLHEIGCEIVRVTVPSMAHAKAMAEIRATLEKTYQPVPLVADVHHNGMKIALEVSKYVDNVRINPGLYVFEKPKADRTEYTQAEFDEIGEKIRETLEPLVISLRDQNKSMRIGVNHGSLAERMLFTYGDTPAGMVESALEFIRLCEDMNFYNLEISLKASRVPVMIAANRLMVKRMDELGMDYPLHLGVTEAGDGEYGRIKSTAGIGTLLAEGIGDTIRVSLTEAPEKEIPVCYGILQALGLRRTMVEYVACPSCGRTLFNLEEVLQKVRNATNHLTGLNIAVMGCIVNGPGEMADADYGYVGKQPGYISLYRGRDEVTKVPEDQGVAALIDLIKSDDRWVDP
- a CDS encoding carboxylesterase — protein: MGMFTSQLRNEPFFLPGRDLNRACLMLHGLGAGTYELQILAEHLHQQGNTVKAILYPGHDQPQANMPNSTWQQWYKAVETAYLGLKETYSEIDVIGFSTGCPLGLYLASHYRIRKLVCLCPYLSLKQPPYSPVPLESLIKSVGYLLPQVPRLDLPFRDPTLKAQVNRVKFYKTFNLVAVRSAMELIETVKPLIPEITVPTLIIQARHDTVVNPQGAVYLYETLGATIKKLAWCENSDHIVTLDYDRDQVAAEVTAFLN